The following coding sequences lie in one Apostichopus japonicus isolate 1M-3 chromosome 13, ASM3797524v1, whole genome shotgun sequence genomic window:
- the LOC139979033 gene encoding uncharacterized protein translates to MSSKEPSETSEEFAARVGAILANGFASLGIALGHEVGLFDILSDMKEPKSSQEIADAGNFKERYVREWLGAMVTARIVELDSTGENYFLPPNRSPALTHNGKLSDGVVMSSLIPTFGGNVFGQVKACFKKDGPRGVSFDAYCASYEVVGRMTENYLEKNPIASLLSKYPDLTKRLDKGISVVDIGCGHGLTTTELAKAYPNSTFCGVDLDEVSIQDAKDKAAGLNLTNTEFIVADDTKLPADWTNKFEFAILFETLHDQAYPDKAIGEVYRILASDGVCLVVEPTSFSKLKDNRDKLEGIHVFYMASLMFCMPTSLYSEGGMGLGAVWGWEKATELITAAGFKVCTVVQDLKTVYQHFYCMKNVVNSESEADYVIMASQESTETSEHFAARVGKIMVHGFTSFGISLGHEVGLFDALADMKEPKTSQEIADAGNFKERYVREWLGAMVTSHIVELDSTGEKYFLPPNRAPALTQSGPMRDSVLLGSLLPLLGGNVYEQVRECFQKDGPRGVSCTAYTSGYTVIAKMTSRFLENGLLPTLSQYPELKNLLGKGISVVDIGCGEGVSSVVLGKAFPNSNICAVDLLEESVVVGRKKAESLGLKNVEFITGDAAVLPAEWNSKFDFVFMHDALHDQAYPDKVLSEVYRVLTPGGIYFALEPFSYTKVKDNLEKLEGMQLLYMISLLHCMPTSLYSEGGMGLGAAWGREKAVEMISAAGMEICSVAPNAHGGGQDFYCKKK, encoded by the exons ATGTCGTCCAAAGAACCTTCTGAGACTAGTGAGGAGTTTGCAGCGAGAGTTGGGGCGATACTGGCGAATGGCTTCGCCAGTTTAGGTATTGCTCTCGGTCATGAAGTTGGACTGTTTGATATACTTTCTGATATGAAAGAACCCAAAAGCAGCCAAGAGATAGCAGATGCAGGAAATTTCAAAGAGAG GTACGTCCGTGAGTGGTTGGGAGCTATGGTAACTGCTCGAATCGTGGAACTGGACTCAACAGGCGAGAATTATTTCCTTCCGCCCAACCGATCACCAGCTCTGACTCACAACGGTAAACTGTCGGATGGAGTTGTGATGAGTTCTTTGATTCCAACATTTGGAGGGAATGTGTTTGGTCAAGTGAAAGCCTGCTTTAAGAAAGATGGACCAAGAG GTGTGTCCTTTGATGCTTATTGTGCAAGTTATGAAGTCGTAGGCAGAATGACAGAGAACTATCTGGAGAAGAATCCAATCGCATCCTTGTTGTCGAAGTATCCAGATTTAACAAAGCGGCTGG ATAAAGGGATCAGTGTCGTGGATATTGGTTGCGGTCATGGTCTTACCACCACTGAACTTGCCAAAGCATATCCCAACAGTACTTTCTGTGGGGTAGATCTTGATGAGGTCAGCATCCAAGATGCGAAAGACAAAGCTGCAGGCCTGAATCTGACGAATACCGAGTTCATAGTAGCAGACGACACCAAACTGCCAGCTGATTGGACCAATAAATTCGAGTTCGCGATTCTGTTCGAAACGCTCCATGACCAAGCTTATCCAGATAAAGCCATCGGCGAGGTTTACCGAATTCTCGCTTCCGATGGGGTCTGTCTCGTTGTAGAACCAACCAGCTTCAGCAAACTAAAAGATAACCGCGATAAGTTGGAAGGAATCCATGTGTTCTACATGGCTAGCTTGATGTTCTGCATGCCTACATCTTTGTACAGTGAGGGTGGCATGGGGCTTGGCGCAGTCTGGGGTTGGGAGAAAGCAACAGAGCTGATAACCGCAGCTGGTTTCAAAGTGTGCACTGTCGTACAAGATCTTAAGACCGTATACCAACACTTCTACTGCATGAAGAA tgtagttaattcTGAAAGTGAGGCCGATTACG TAATTATGGCTTCCCAAGAATCAACTGAGACCAGTGAGCATTTTGCAGCGAGAGTTGGGAAAATAATGGTTCATGGCTTTACCAGTTTCGGTATCTCTCTTGGTCATGAAGTTGGACTCTTCGATGCACTTGCTGATATGAAAGAACCTAAAACCAGCCAAGAGATTGCAGATGCTGGAAATTTCAAAGAGAG ATACGTCCGTGAGTGGTTGGGAGCGATGGTCACATCTCATATTGTGGAACTGGACTCCACAGGTGAGAAATATTTCCTTCCACCCAACCGAGCACCAGCTCTGACTCAATCTGGACCAATGAGGGACAGTGTTTTATTGGGTTCCTTGCTTCCATTACTTGGAGGAAATGTTTACGAGCAGGTGAGGGAGTGCTTTCAGAAAGATGGCCCAAGAG GTGTATCCTGTACTGCTTACACTTCTGGGTATACTGTCATAGCCAAAATGACTTCAAGATTTCTGGAGAATGGCTTGCTGCCAACTTTATCCCAGTACCCTGAGCTGAAAAACTTACTTG GTAAGGGAATCTCTGTTGTGGATATAGGTTGCGGTGAAGGTGTTTCATCAGTCGTACTAGGAAAGGCATTCCCGAATAGTAACATCTGTGCTGTAGACCTGTTGGAGGAGAGCGTGGTGGTAGGAAGAAAGAAAGCAGAAAGTCTTGGCCTGAAGAACGTTGAGTTTATCACAGGGGATGCAGCTGTATTACCTGCAGAGTGGAACAGTAAATTCGACTTTGTTTTCATGCACGACGCCCTCCATGATCAGGCTTATCCGGATAAAGTACTCAGCGAAGTTTACAGAGTTTTAACTCCCGGTGGAATTTATTTTGCTCTAGAACCATTCAGTTATACCAAAGTTAAAGATAATCTGGAAAAGTTAGAAGGTATGCAGCTACTGTATATGATTAGCTTATTGCACTGTATGCCTACATCATTGTACTCTGAAGGTGGGATGGGACTGGGAGCAGCCTGGGGTCGTGAGAAAGCGGTAGAGATGATATCTGCAGCTGGCATGGAAATCTGTTCGGTGGCACCAAATGCTCATGGCGGTGGGCAAGACTTTTACTGTAAGAAGAAGTAG